A stretch of Ischnura elegans chromosome 4, ioIscEleg1.1, whole genome shotgun sequence DNA encodes these proteins:
- the LOC124158107 gene encoding putative nuclease HARBI1, translated as MDAAFARYVMEEPYIYVGRMHLRDRQNPIEFYSEAEFLQRYRFSKRTVSDVLLPYVRSERLSNRGLPIPDILKLLIALRFYATGSFQLVCGDLAGVTQGTVCKIIKSISNDLVAVLPRHMKFPSSDEDTARCKRSFYEKGQFPGVVGCIDCTHVPIVSPGGGVWRVVQKPEGVVFPKCAGRCRSKYGNNGYSLQMARFSS; from the exons ATGGACGCAGCATTTGCAAGGTACGTGATGGAAGAGCCGTATATTTATGTTGGAAGAATGCACCTAAGGGATAGGCAGAATCCCATTGAGTTTTATTCAGAAGCGGAATTCCTCCAGAGGTATCGCTTCTCGAAGAGAACGGTCTCAGACGTTTTATTACCTTATGTGAGGAGTGAGCGTTTAAGCAACCGTGGTTTGCCGATTCCGGATATTTTGAAGCTGCTAATTGCCTTGAGGTTTTACGCCACCGGGTCATTCCAG TTAGTTTGCGGCGATCTGGCCGGGGTTACTCAGGGGACGGTGTGCAAAATTATTAAG AGCATCAGTAATGACCTGGTGGCAGTATTACCTCGGCACATGAAGTTTCCAAGTTCAGATGAAGATACTGCTCGATGCAAGAGATCTTTTTACGAAAAAGGTCAATTTCCTGGAGTGGTGGGTTGTATCGACTGCACCCATGTTCCGATTGTGAGTCCGGGGGGGGGAGTTTGGCGAGTTGTACAGAAACCGGAAGGGGTGGTTTTCCCTAAATGTGCag gtCGTTGCCGGTCCAAGTATGGAAATAATGGATATAGTTTGCAGATGGCAAGGTTCAGCTCATGA